The DNA window GAACGAATGAATCTAGATTCACTATCTGAATGttaaggtttttgttttctttttatttgtgctttttcattgtttctatGTAGTAGATGCTGTTAGACAGGCAAAGTGAAACCAGAACATCTGGTTTCACTTCCAAACGTAACAGAACCACCATCAGATAATCTCGCAAGTAATGAGTCAAGTGAAGCAACTCAAAGTCTCCCTCAAGAGTATGTGATTTGTGGCTTTTGATAAGGATTTAAAATGTAGAGATTACAGCTAAAGCCTTGTTGACAATGTGCAGATTCTGGAAGATGAAGTGTCAGAACAAAACATGTGTATACTGATGTTTCAGCAGCGTCATGTCCTAATCAGTCTGTTTGGGGAAACTCACTCTTGGTGGGTTAACTCAGTGATGGAGCCGAGCGTCGTCAGTCTCTGCTCCAGTGAGATGATCTTAAACGCCAGGTAACAGGAAGACAAGACGAGGACGCACACTCTGAGAAAAAACACCCAACCAGTCAGTGACAAAGGCAGCTGCACAGACGAGAAGAAACGTTAaaggagtgagtgagtgtgttaaTGATCACATTATTAgatcaataaaactaaatgagtGAATTGTTGTGGATTGGATGTGTAAAAACCctaataattaatcattttaatgcACTGTAACTTGAAAAAGATGAATCACTACATTTATTCAGAGTGTAAGTGTTAAGAAATGTATGACTGAGTGAACTGTGTGAAATAAATCACTATTTAGAAGGACAAATGAGTTTAGCAAGTATAtaattgaataaatgaacaaaacaattcaatcaaaatgttattaaagaatcataaaatgtttaaaatgttaaattaatttagaaagaactggatgaatgaataaataaattgatgTAAACTCACAGCAACAGGTAGATTAACAGCAGAGTCTTAAAAGAAAGGGGTTTCAGAGTTCTCCTGTCAAACATCACATCTGAGCctggaaacaacaaaaacaaaaatcatcagTTTGTGGAGGTGAAATATTTTTCCGTTACTTAATAGTCATCATGAGGAAGAGGCCGGAGCATTTCTTCAGTTAAATGCTAAACTGTTCACTGTTATTGCTGAAACTTGGAGGGTTATAGATTGTTGGATCTGAACACTGAGCCATCCTaccagtacagtgtgtgttctgctgcttATTTTCTGAGCTCTGCTGGTTCTGATGCTGGTTCTTCACTTTGTGCATGTCTGGGTGTGCAGGAGCTGGTGCATCTGTGTGCTTCAACGCATCCAGGAAAGGGGGAACAGGGAATTCTGCAGAGTTAGAAACAGGAACCAGGGGAAGCAGTGTGAATTCATGAGTCTAAAATGTATAAGGTTGTCGTGTTGGTTTTctataatgtatttatatttatataataatctactgtgtgtcttttttttttttttaaattgaggcTATGGAGTGTTTATTAAAAGGTGGTTCTAGTATTTTGGCaatgtcagtcattttaaataggACAGCAGTAAATCTCatagtataatatataatataataatataataccaTAAAtatacagaggaaaaaaaagcagaggcAGATTCCAATCATTGATATAATCAACAgcaacatataataataataatctgatcCATATTCATCATCAGCACCTATAAAGTTAATTGTCAACTGCACTAAAGAGGGCGCTAATGCAACAAACGTTGGATGTTAATACACCtgacaggagaagaagaagaaaaatggcGCCAACTTGTATTGTTCAGGACAAAATGGTGACTCTAAGTGCAGTGTGGATTATCTAAACCTGGAATTTACATCCCACAGAGCACGAAAAGTAAAGATTATCTCGAGGATAACAGCTTGCTGGACTAAAAACATAGATGTATCCTCAACAGAGGACTGAAAACGACTAGAAAATGGTAGGATGTTCACATTTCTTTATGTACGCTTCCTTTTTCATGATAACAAACAGATTTAACGTTAGCTGTGACATTAGTGTACTGTAAGActttacaaagtataattgtataaagaattatatagaaagcccaacaatcccatttgagcagcactagtCAACAGTGGAGGAgtaaaaactccctttagaggaataaacctccagtagaaccaggctcagcgtgggcggccatctgcctccactgGTTGGAATTCAGAATTGACAGATCTGTGATGGTCGTTGCTCACAGAGGTGGTGAGATCCCAGTTTATCCTAATCttagtttagtttcactgtactgtattcagatggaaagtgtttttcttttgttattacTCTTACTACTTGGTTACTTTTGCAATGAGAATATAACCAACCAATAAAATAGCTATAAATTACTGTGGATTAAGAAGTCGGTAGTAGTTAAAATCTGCTTTACCTCTTCCACATCGGTCAATAggtaatttagttttttgaatatttaagattatacagaatatttttctttttgccataGTTTTCTATGAAAACCTCTGAAGTTGGACACTTGTGGAGTACTTTATCAGGTTGACATGGGTTTATGTCTTTGTTGACAAAGTTGATTGAGGTAGAAatagtttgtctgttgtgtctgttgtggGCTCCATCTGTCAGTGAAGTTACAAAAGGTGAAGGGTTGGGATGCTGAGGCAGCTCCACGGTGAGACAGTAGAGAAGAAGCAGACGAGCCATGTGAAGGTTGTTAAACATGTTAAGAGCTGCAGAAGATGTTGCTAATGTGAATTAATGTTGTCAGCTAATTAAAGGCTAAAATAAACTCAGAATGAGCTAGTTAAGAGGCTTTGGATGAAAGGGCATGAAAAAGAGAGAACCAGAAACGCACAGACGTGTTCCCACCATCGTGGAAGATGAATTTTCTACTGCTGAAACAGTAGCTGGTTTACTGTATTTAAGCTTCATGACATAATAGTGTGTGTTAACAGAGTAGCCTCTCTGCTTGTTGCTTTGTACGTTGGTATTACCTGCTATCTTGTCGTAGTCAGGGGTTTGGgagtcagagctgctgctctcctccatCTCATGCCTCCTCTGTCTTACTGCTCCATCCAGCTCACTGAAATCTACTGGAAAGCTCTGCAGAAATTCACAGACACCCGGTTATTTCCTGAGCTACTATTAATCACTTCATACTAAGTGCTACAGCTTTGCATAGAATCTTAATGCACACCAGGTATAACACATGGGTTTCCAGTACACCTCAGTTTATCACATTTAATAACTGTGACCATCGCACACCAGCAGGATCAATATGCGCATGTCCAAATTGAGAACAGGGATATGCATAATTTTCTCTGAAGCCATAATAATGATATATGTAATGATGATATCTTTGATTATTACAGtgagattttagtttttctttataaatgcaATAATGAAGAGATTTGTATGGCATTACTATTTCTATTATTACAGTTGATCTTTAATAATGTATCTGCCATTATTGTGTATATCTGTCAAGAGGCTTTCCCTGAGGTGCACTGCTGATGGACATTAAGAATGACTGATCGGAGTCCAGTTGTAATATTTATAGACAGGTGcacaaaaaaatcacacactgaacaagaaagaactgcacacatacatattcaGTGTATGTTTTACTCACCAGAGGAAAACGAGATGATAGATGTGATCTTTGACCTCTGAAGCTGTTCTCAGCTGAAGAAGGGATGGGGCTGCTGCATGGGCTCTTCTCCTGTGTATATTGTGTTATATTCTTATAGATGTTTCTAATTCAAAAATATCCCAAActttttattacacaaaaacaGTTTCATCTCAGGCTCTGGAAGCTAATCAGTCTTCAACATTAACTAAAAATGAACATCCTGCAGTACATCTTCTCGGAATATGAatttcttaaaaatgttttaattgtaaCTAATATTATGTTGTAGCTAAAAATTTTGAAAAATTAAGTTGTCAAGGTATGAGTTTACAGATTTGCTACAAGGTAGAAGTCTGGCCTACCTCCAGATAAGGACAGACGGACATTAAAAACTTGTAGGTGTTGTCTCTGGACAGgaaggacacaaacacatactgcaagaacaacaaacacaggttACAGCAACTCTAACATCTTTTTGTGGTGAGATATTTAATCTAAGAGCAGGTTTAAAGTTTTTCAGTGCTTGAAGAGATGTATTTAAATTCCTTTTCATGCCCATGCTAATTAAAACAGAAtatgattaaattattttaatgagattCTTCGCTCTCACCCTGTCATTTGCTGTGGCGATCACCAGGGCGTTTGGCACCAAGATGGCAGTTTTGGTCTTCTTGATGTGACTTACAGACACCACTGGAATGGCGATCTGAGACGAACAAATACCAGGATGAACAGTTCAGCTCTGCACGGACTAGTTTACTCTCTGTTGGTACAGTATCAGTCGTCCTGTGTGAAGTAGTGATCATACTGTTATGTGGGCTTTGAAACCATGTGATACATAAAGAAGGGAAAGTTTGCTCTACTATTTTTTATATGGACCGTGATTTTTTTCAGTCTTCTGTTGTCAAGTTTTGGTAAGCCCATGTAAAATGAAGCCTCAGTTCCCTGGTCTTAGCTAACAAGAGTGGCAGTGTGGTCTTCTGCAGCTGTAGCCGGAGCTGCTGCTTCAAGGTTTGATCTGTTGTCAGCAGGAACCAGTCTGGTCACTGTCTTCTGACCTCTGGCACCAACAATCGTACCAAACCATTTAAATCACCTTTTTCCATTAATCTGATGCTGGGTTTAAACTTTAGTAGATCCTCTCGACCATGTTCACATAAATACATTCATTAAACTGCTTCCTCATGGTTGACTGATTAGTTATATGCAACAAGTGTACTTTAAAgcatacattttataataatataataaatacacgGAAAACCACCTTAAGTCTCGGCTTATTGTACCTTTGTGTCTTTGCCGAATACTTTGGAGTGGAAACAGATCCAGTGGTCAGAGACAAACATTCGACCTTGGTAGAGGATGTCTTTCTGCAAGGCACAGGTGTAACCTGACAAATGGATAAATAGCTGTAGGTTACTGCAAAACACTTGATTTTTAGTAAGAGACACAGATTCAAAAAGTGTAAAGAGACAACTATTAAATCTTGCAGTGACTAGATTTGTCTTTCAAATATTCTAAGCTGTTTTACTTGTTAAGTTACtttctttaaacacttttaaacaGGTTAAACAGGAGATTAAATCTTCTATATGATGACATGATTTTCTCTCTTACATTTATTATAGCCATTGTGTCTCTAAATAGTGTTTAAAAAACAGCTCATGGATATCAAATGTTCACCTATTATCTAATCCCTCATTCAGTATTTAAGGTGGAGAGTAGACGGATAGTTGTATCATTAAAACTTACTCTGTCTGAGCTGTTCCTCTTTGCTGATCTCCTTAAATATTTTATGGTATTGACAGTTGCTCTTGGAaagctgaaacacaacacacacacagttacattagAAAGCAGGAACATACTCACACAGGTTACAGTGTTGAATTCATGCATGTGAAAATGCACTGTTATGGTAAAGTGCACAATGTGAATATTAATTAAAGTTCAAGAACTGTAGATTTTGTAGCTTTggcaaatgtgttttaaatgaccTGATTTCAcaggagtgaagctgcagaTGGATTAGTGCTGGCAGATATTTTGGTCACATTATAAAATGATATGAAATTGACATTTATTTCTGCCCTTTGTAATAGTTGTTTTGAAAGGTGCTATGCAGAATGGGAGAATATAAGCTGTGTATAAAATGTTAGCAGACTAATGGTTGTCTCAGGAATTGTTGGAGGACGTGAAATCTTGAATTAAGatattaatttaacttaatataTGATCTAATATTTCATCTATTGCCAATGTGAACTTTATTCTGAAGAAATAGTCCTTACTGAAGCTGCTGACAGTCTGATCTGACGACCCCACCCAATAATATTTTtactaatatttattaatatttaagcaATTGGAAAAACAGCCTGAGAAAAACTCAGCCGGGCCTCCTTACAGAGTTCAGTAGGATGTCTCCCATTGATCCAGTGCATTTATATTAGTCATAAGACATATTAATGTACAGTGATGTAGTTTGCACCATGTGGCTTCTACGTCCTAGACAGAGTTATGTGACTTACTTAGTTATGTGATTACTCAGCTGGGAATAGCAGTCTGAATCTTTCCCATGCTGTAATGTTTATTAGTGTAATAAAAGATCTATCAGAGTTGACCTAATGAACGCTCACCTGGCTGTAGTGAGACTTCTTTCTGTCTATCTTGGAGTCTGAATCTGTCTTAACCTGAGTCAGCAGCGAGTGGTCGAAGGTCTTTGACCTGCAGGAAAAAATGATCAATGCAGTCGGGAAGAATTAATCTTATTACACAGCTGATACAATATAGTTATATCTCACCTTACATATACTGTCTTATATGGCTGTGGCACCatgttctttatatttttgtaaaccTACTACTTTAACGTAGTATCTAATTAAAATTACTTAAGCACAAAggctaaagaaagaaagatgtgaaTATTAAATAGTTATTTGTTGTTTACCTGACTAAGGCTGGTTTCCTCCTGCCCAACAGCTCCTGTTGCTCCTGTTCGGCTCCCTGCAAAAGCTCTCTCCCCGTCGTCATATACCTCTGACAGTCCTCTGCATGGTTGTCTACATCTGAACTAcaatcaggaaataaaaaaagctgttaaTGTACTAGCTTAAATCACCCAAAGTACCTTATTCTTAAACGATACAGCTAACAACAGTTAGATAGAAGAAGCAGAGGCTGAGATGTCATGATAGTTAGTTTTGTAATAGAGTAGAGCTCAATTCAAATTAGGGGCCTTAAAACAACACTGGCATGATCTTGAGTTTCATCACGTAAGcgtttttcttttacataattTGCATTTTGGCTTTAATGCAAATAACACTACTGAAATCGTGACCTTACTGTTGAGGAAATAAAATCTAGCTGGTGCCGTATTCTTAGATTAGTGTAAATCTCTCTTATCACCTGTTCTGTGATCGTAGAATAtatcataaaatatatattaatgatTTTCCTCAAAAGTGCAATGAAATTCATGCAAATAGTggtggtaagtaactaagttaattaaaaactgaGTATTGTTTAAGTACAAAAGTTTTTAGCAAAGTGTGAAAGCATGTGTCTTGGTGTTGGCTTCATGAATACAGCACTGAAGCAGCTAAATAGCTTGTGTACAGTGTGGGGTCTGGTTTGAGCTgtttataattcattatttataaattatttataatataaatgctgtattattataaataaagcaGCTGCACATGAAGTGGTTTAATAGactccacctttaccagctactgtttttgttccacacctAATCTCTATAGTAACACAGATATTTgtccttattttttatttattattggcttcttttacttttttgatcttttaatgttgtgtttgtgtttagtttacagcacaaatgtaaaatgaattgacaaacattttctcgttctagtttagtttagtttcactgGTGTGTAGCAAAACATTTGGTCACTTGTGAATAGAGgaaattgttaaaaaataaaatctcagtCAAATCAGCTTACTAAAGTTGTTCTGTCCTTGAATCTGATTTAAACTTGATAAGTTCTgaagattttatattttagcagAAACCTTATAAAAGCACATGTGGAACAGATGTGAACTAGACTCAAACATTCATACCCAGAGAAATCACTGTCTTAGAGGGATTCTAGTGCTTTTGgtaggtgtgtatgtgtaagtgattgtctgtctttgtctctacaTGTCATGATAGTCTGGCAACCTGTACCCTGCTTTTCACCCAGTGCCAACTGGGATCAACCCTTCCAATTTTCCTATGAGACTTGTTTTTTCCTTACACAGTCAAAATTCTCCTGCTTTTTCCTTTATTAATGACAAAAATTTCACACCTTTCACCATTCGTTGTCGCTCCCTGTTCCTGCTACTGTGCATCGTAAGAGTAATGTGTCCACCTGGACACCATAAAGACCTGCTCCTGTGACATCCTCTATCTTTCCTGCCTAGTATTAATTTCAAGTACCAACATTATCTGCTCTGTTTCAGTCACCATCGTAGTACAccaaagaaaatacacaacacaagaAGATCAAAACAGTTCCATGGAAATGCTATAGGATGCTTGGATTCAATGCAAAAGCATAAATGTTTCTGAACAGCTGCCATGGAAATGATCACACTGTGGCTTCATTAGTTGATGCTGGCAAATGGGGCAAAAATATTGCAAATATATAGTGAtaattttaaatctgtgtcGCTCACCCcattagcaaaacaaacaacatcctCACAATCTCTTGTTGACATTTCAGTTAAAGGAGAATTGATTCAAATGGATAAAAAACAGCTTGGCAAATTTGAATTCTTTCCATACATGCAGTTAATCTATTAATGCATACTCCAgttgtcttctgtgtttttcgCTTCAGTTTATATCTTGTGTACAAAATTGTAAATGGTGTGGCTCCTTCTCCTTTATGTGATGTCTGCTCAGAGCACTTCATAAAGTCTTTTTGAGAATTTCTTTGATACTAACTTGACTGTTCACTTTTATCACAGTACATTTGAGTAGTCATGGTTCTCCATGAGTGCCACAACTCAGTTTAACCCCTTATGAGAAGACACAGCGGCAATTCTattatttgtgacattttgttggattcgattattattattatacaactACCctgacttgtgtgtgtttgtcttgtttactTAAGTTTATTTagagctgttttttgtttgaacAGCCAAGAAACTGCAGATGACGAATTATAAAAGCTATGGTTccttacatataaaataaatattttctgtaccTTTTTCTATGCTTTATCAGTCAGTAAACTGTAAGATAAGAAGTAATATAATCTGTGATAAGGTGTAGTGAGCTTAGTCTAGTTATCTGTCTACCAACAACTAAAAGTTGTTTCTTTATGTATAGACATACAAACCCAGGGTGACATTGTGACAGACCACCAGTTCAACATCAAATAGAACCATGTAACACACAATAAACAGCACATCCTCACATTTGCTGGGACGATAACTGATTTGGCTTTTTTGCTTGATGAATGACTTGATAATTGGGTTTCTGTATTTCAGTGTGGATAGAGAATTTAGCACTGCAGCTGTTACTCATGCTTAAACTAGTACagataaaatacacaaactacTAATGCACTGACACTGTTCAGACACAAACTCACTGATAATCCCTCTCGTCCTGTTTTGCAGCTCCTCTGTTACATTTCCTGGCATCCTCCTGGGACGTCTGCTGGTTCACACATAGTTCTGTCATCACGCTCAACAGTTTTCACCAACCGAGTGCCAGGTTGTCCTGCTGTTCTACCTGCTGCTATGAGAACTGAGACGTGATCTGACCCTGCAGCCTGATCCGCGGCTCCTTCACCTGCCTGTGGGAGTGTCCGCTGGGCCTCTTGGTCTCACATGTCACAGCCAATCAGGGTGCAGCAaaaggtggtgtgtgtgtgtgtacttgtgagtgtgtgcttttTTAAACCTTTGATCAGCTTTGTATGGAGAGTAAAGTTCCACTTTTGCCCTCTTGTTTGTTGCTGTTATAGTTATTTTGTCTGGTTCTGTTCGTGTGAAGTCAGGGTGGACAGACATGTGGAGATGTTTAGTGTCATTGGTCTCAGTTTGCACAGAAACAGAACTTTCTTCTCTTGTTTACATTTCATGGCTGCTCAAACAGGATTTAAACCTGATCACTTTTCCCTGTtctaatataaacatttttacacatgaagTACAGGCGAGAAAGCGCCTGATGGTATCACTTCATACTAACACAATAACGAGAGAATGTGCGGTGCTTCaggaaatatttcaaattgTTGATATAGAGCTGCTGACAATTGTTAattgttaatgtaattaatattatttttaggTAATTCTCCTAACAGTTAATCAGCTTTTAAAGCACAATCACTTTGCCTGGtagatgtttttaataatttactgtataatttaaaaagctgGTAGTGTTCAGTGTCTCCAGCAGGCGTGCAAATGTGTCCTGGTGGTTGTTTGTGTACATAATTACTGcccattaataataatgtttgatGTCATTACTCACTCTGGAGCAAACAGGAAGAATGAGGAAAGAAATgctttgaactttttttttccttgcagATGTTTAGTTTCTGTGTAAACACAGTATGAGGATATTTGATCCAGctcttatctgtgtgtgtgtgtgtgtgtgtgtgtgtgtgtgtgtgtgtgtgtgtgtgtgtgtgtgtgtgtgtgttatctgaGCTGTCTGATATCAGCTGTAGGTTACTGGCCCACAATGACAGCCAACAAACATGTTATAAAGTCTCACTGTTTATATCGAGCCCTCatttctgtctgtccctctATTTCAAATGTCTTTCTCTAACTCACTATTTTTTTCACTTGTACACACAATGTACACAgatgtacatttacattcacacacatataaacacaaatacaaatacacatctATAACCTCATCAAACCTCAGTCAAATAACCTGATGTACACACAAGTACCATCCTGTTCTCATTCCAAAGACATCGAACACTGACACTTTTGAGAAACTCACTAAAGGAATCATCAGTATTTGGCACTGCGGGATAGAAATGTGTTACCGCTACCATTCGAAAGTTTGAAATCATTTAGTTTACTGTGAAAGTTAACTTACACAAGGTAAGCAGACTTACCCTGTGAATGCAGATATGATGATAATGACAGACTTTATTGATTGTTATCTTTATTGATACACATAGTTTCTATGGGGTTTTGGCATTTTGCCCAAGGTCACCTTGATGTATTGCTAGGAGGAACTGGGAGTCGAAACGGCTGACCTTTGCATTCGTAGATCTACCAATTGCCACCCATATtgtaataacagaaaaaaatcgtcatttaaattaaattatcttattatctct is part of the Anabas testudineus chromosome 9, fAnaTes1.2, whole genome shotgun sequence genome and encodes:
- the LOC113151392 gene encoding GRAM domain-containing protein 2B isoform X1; the encoded protein is MTELCVNQQTSQEDARKCNRGAAKQDERDYHSDVDNHAEDCQRYMTTGRELLQGAEQEQQELLGRRKPALVRSKTFDHSLLTQVKTDSDSKIDRKKSHYSQLSKSNCQYHKIFKEISKEEQLRQSYTCALQKDILYQGRMFVSDHWICFHSKVFGKDTKIAIPVVSVSHIKKTKTAILVPNALVIATANDRYVFVSFLSRDNTYKFLMSVCPYLEEKSPCSSPIPSSAENSFRGQRSHLSSRFPLSFPVDFSELDGAVRQRRHEMEESSSSDSQTPDYDKIAEFPVPPFLDALKHTDAPAPAHPDMHKVKNQHQNQQSSENKQQNTHCTGSDVMFDRRTLKPLSFKTLLLIYLLLVCVLVLSSCYLAFKIISLEQRLTTLGSITELTHQENDFVQASADMNTELFSDLLSINLMKLEKVQKNLQRLLDEAA
- the LOC113151392 gene encoding GRAM domain-containing protein 2B isoform X2; the encoded protein is MTELCVNQQTSQEDARKCNRGAAKQDERDYHSDVDNHAEDCQRYMTTGRELLQGAEQEQQELLGRRKPALVRSKTFDHSLLTQVKTDSDSKIDRKKSHYSQLSKSNCQYHKIFKEISKEEQLRQSYTCALQKDILYQGRMFVSDHWICFHSKVFGKDTKIAIPVVSVSHIKKTKTAILVPNALVIATANDRYVFVSFLSRDNTYKFLMSVCPYLEEKSPCSSPIPSSAENSFRGQRSHLSSRFPLSFPVDFSELDGAVRQRRHEMEESSSSDSQTPDYDKIAEFPVPPFLDALKHTDAPAPAHPDMHKVKNQHQNQQSSENKQQNTHCTGSDVMFDRRTLKPLSFKTLLLIYLLLCLCH